In the genome of Fusarium fujikuroi IMI 58289 draft genome, chromosome FFUJ_chr02, one region contains:
- a CDS encoding probable protein GOT1 yields MSMWLTDTQKIGVVFCSGGGFFLIGGVMLFFDRSMLAMGNILFLIGLTIIIGPQKTLLFFARKQKAKGTAAFFLGLILIFMKWTFIGFIVEAYGIVVLFGDFLGTIAGFARGLPVVGPYIGMIADRIGLGRRNAELPV; encoded by the exons ATGTCGATGTGGTTGACAGATACTCAAA AAATTGGAGTTGTTTTCTGCTCTGGCG GAGGCTTCTTCCTGATAGGAGGCGTCATGCTATTCTTCGACCGATCTAT GCTTGCTATGGGGAAT ATCCTCTTTCTTATCGGCTTGACAATCATCATCGGACCTCAAAAGAcacttctcttcttcgcccGCAAGCAAAAAGCAAAGGGCACGGCGGCATTCTTCCTAGGCCTGATCCTGATTTTCATGAAGTGGACCTTTATCGGGTTTATCGTTGAAGCATACGGCATAGTGGTTCTGTTCGGAGATTTCCTGGGGACAATTGCTGGCTTTGCGCGAGGCTTGCCTGTCGTAGGACCGTATATTGGAATGATCGCCGATAGGATAGGCCTTGGAAGACGAAACGCCGAGCTTCCTGTTTAG
- a CDS encoding related to pterin-4-alpha-carbinolamine dehydratase: MAHPQFSAGTDAASVTPALKALTSDGGRWILTKDGAALERQFKFKTFSKTWDFMTGVSLQCKIKNHHPEWSNVYNTTFIRWTTHNPAGLSDKDISMAAECDALAEQLGELPPEPTAPVAAETEDQSCAIRGLADRAAGAAGDCCTPKRK, translated from the exons ATGGCTCACCCGCAATTCTCTGCTGGTACTGATGCTGCGAGCGTTACGCCTGCGCTTAAAGCACTCACTTCCGACGGTGGACGATGGATTCTCACCAAGGATGGTGCTGCTTTGGAGAGACAGTTCAAGTTTAAGACATTTTCAAAGACATGG GATTTCATGACAGGAGTATCTCTGCAATGCAAAATCAAGAACCACCATCCCGAATGGTCCAAT GTTTATAACACAACCTTCATCCGCTGGACAACGCATAACCCAGCGGGACTTTCGGACAAGGACATAAGCATGGCCGCCGAATGTGATGCTCTCGCAGAACAACTAGGTGAGCTGCCTCCGGAGCCGACCGCCCCAGTTGCGGCCGAAACGGAAGACCAGAGCTGTGCTATCCGCGGGTTGGCGGACCGCGCAGCTGGGGCGGCAGGAGACTGCTGCACCCCAAAGAGGAAATAG
- a CDS encoding probable ARP5-Actin-related protein: MAPSAIDEPAIKAPEQKTYPPAKIFPVKETRFENYIEPTKDGRERALKQPDSAAIVIDNGSSAVRAGWSFDSKPRFSIPPIMAKYRDRKLGKTFSFAGSDCYADTTARGHIRGAFEAGTGIVSNWDVMEHVLDYIFLKLGMNDADGAIEVPIVMTEAVANLPYSRKSMTEIIFECYGAPSLAYGIDSLFSYRHNKGKTGLVVSSSYTSTHVIPVYNSKALLGQATRLNWGGYHNAEYLLKLIRLKYPAFAGKLNVSQAEHMLRDHGYVSRDYDNELANYLEWTGLEDRDIVMQYPFTEEVIVQKSEEELARIAERKKESGRRLQQQAAKMRLEKLMKKEQDLEYYKQLQRNITDQTKKEIRRQLDSNDIKDENQLEKIIRDLEKAIKKARTKDVGGDPEEEQEQPNFDLLDIPDDQLDEAQIKQKRQQRLLKSNHEARARAKAEKEAEKARVIEEERADTERRENDLENWLDEKRQRRAETLQKMKERERLKQDLGNRKSLASQIRMKSIANLASDNPTKKRRRGGDDDNFGADDDDWGVYRQIAVGDNSDDEHEEEDLHSTLKSLEQDLLRYDPDFEYEHTHEAQSDWSKSLLHAFARGPRPFDPSSQAELNQIHLNVERIRVPEVVFRPSIAGVDQSGIVEIAGDILSQRLGNVPNRDDFLRDVFLTGGNTLFKNFDDRVREGLRALLPADSPLTVRRAENALLDAWKGAAGWVGTSAWKSAKISKEEYQEKGPEYIKEHDMGNSYA, from the exons ATGGCTCCCTCGGCCATCGATGAGCCCGCCATCAAGGCGCCCGAACAAAAGACATATCCTCCTGCCAAGATCTTCCCTGTCAAGGAGACACGCTTCGAGAATTACATCGAACCTACAAAAGATGGCCGCGAACGCGCTTTGAAGCAGCCTGATAGCGCTGCCATCGTCATTGATAATG GATCGTCTGCCGTGCGCGCCGGCTGGTCTTTCGATTCGAAGCCAAGGTTCAGCATCCCTCCGATTATGGCCAAATACCGCGACCGAAAACTAGGCAAGACCTTTTCTTTTGCTGGTTCAGATTGCTACGCCGACACGACCGCGCGAGGTCACATTCGAGGCGCCTTCGAGGCTGGTACAGGAATTGTCAGTAACTGGGACGTAATGGAGCATGTCCTCGATTACATTTTCCTGAAGCTTGGCATGAATGATGCAGACGGTGCCATTGAAGTGCCAATTGTTATGACAGAGGCTGTTGCCAATCTCCCTTACTCAAGAAAAT CCATGACCGAAATCATCTTCGAATGCTACGGCGCGCCTTCGCTAGCCTACGGAATCGATTCACTCTTTTCATACCGACAcaacaagggcaagactgGTCTCGTGGTCTCGTCATCATATACATCCACTCATGTAATTCCTGTATACAACTCGAAAGCCTTACTTGGACAGGCCACACGATTAAACTGGGGAGGATATCACAACGCTGAAtacctcctcaagctcattcGACTCAAATACCCGGCCTTCGCTGGGAAGCTTAACGTCTCACAGGCAGAGCATATGCTAAGGGACCATGGCTACGTATCTCGTGACTATGACAACGAGCTCGCCAATTATCTCGAATGGACAGGGCTCGAGGATCGCGATATTGTCATGCAATATCCATTCACAGAAGAAGTGATCGTGCagaagagtgaagaagagtTGGCCAGGATAGCAGAGCGCAAGAAAGAGAGTGGTCGAAgacttcaacaacaggcGGCTAAGATGCGCCTGGAGAAACTGATGAAGAAAGAGCAAGATCTGGAATACTACAAGCAATTGCAAAGAAACATCACAGATCAGACCAAGAAAGAGATTCGGCGCCAGCTTGACAGCAACGACATTAAAGATGAGAACCAATTGGAAAAAATCATCAGAGACTTAGAgaaggccatcaagaaggCCCGGACAAaggatgttggtggtgatccagaggaggagcaagaaCAACCTAACTTCGACCTTCTTGACATACCCGACGACCAGCTTGATGAGGCCCAGATCAAGCAAAAGCGTCAACAGCGCCTCCTCAAATCCAACCACGAGGCTCGAGCACGTGCGAAGGCAGAGAAGGAAGCAGAGAAGGCTCGTGTCATCGAGGAAGAGCGCGCCGATACTGAACGACGAGAGAATGACCTCGAGAACTGGCTCGATGAGAAGCGTCAACGACGTGCTGAGACGCTGCAAAAGATGAAGGAACGGGAGCGACTAAAGCAGGACCTGGGCAACCGTAAATCCCTCGCCTCTCAGATTCGCATGAAGAGTATCGCCAATCTCGCATCGGACAATCCGACCAAGAAGCGAAGACgtggcggtgatgatgacaactTTGgtgctgacgatgatgactggGGTGTCTACCGCCAAATCGCCGTTGGTGACAACAGTGATGACGAgcatgaggaggaagatctcCATTCGACTCTCAAGTCACTAGAGCAGGACCTTTTACGTTATGATCCTGACTTTGAGTACGAGCACACCCACGAAGCCCAGTCTGACTGGTCGAAATCTCTCCTGCACGCCTTTGCCCGAGGTCCCCGACCTTTCGACCCCTCCTCACAAGCCGAGCTCAACCAAATTCACCTCAACGTTGAGCGAATCCGTGTTCCCGAGGTTGTCTTTCGCCCCTCCATTGCTGGTGTCGACCAGTCAGGCATTGTTGAGATAGCCGGTGATATTCTCAGCCAGCGTCTCGGCAATGTCCCTAACCGCGATGACTTCCTTCGCGACGTCTTTTTGACAGGTGGTAACACTCTGTTCAAGAACTTTGATGATCGTGTTCGCGAGGGTCTTCGTGCTCTCCTCCCTGCTGATTCACCACTGACCGTCCGCCGTGCCGAAAACGCTCTATTAGATGCTTGGAAGGGAGCGGCTGGATGGGTGGGTACATCTGCTTGGAAGTCAGCAAAAATCTCTAAAGAAGAGTACCAAGAAAAGGGTCCAGAATACATCAAA GAACACGACATGGGTAACTCGTATGCTTAA
- a CDS encoding probable profilin — protein sequence MSWQAYIDSSLVGSGHIDKGAIISAAGDSAWASSPDLQLKPEEMKAISAIVGGDSAAKDKAFAEGLYIAGERYVMARAEDRSIYARSGRLGVAVAKTRQAIVIGHHGEAQVAGNATSTVEGLADYLIKSGY from the exons ATGTCGTGGCAAG CATACATTGACTCAAG CCTTGTCGGCTCTGGCCACATTGACAAGGGCGCCATCATCAGTGCTGCTGGCGACAGCgcctgggcttcttctcctgacCTCCAG CTCAAGCCcgaggagatgaaggccaTCTCTGCCATCGTCGGCGGTGACTCGGctgccaaggacaaggcttTCGCTGAAGGTCTCTACATTGCTGGCGAGCGTTACGTTATGGCCCGAGCTGAGGACCGGAGTATCTACGCCCGATCG GGCCGCCTcggtgttgctgttgcgaAGACTCGCCAggccatcgtcatcggccaCCACGGTGAGGCCCAGGTCGCTGGCAACGCCACCTCTACCGTCGAAGGTCTTGCCGACTACCTCATCAAGTCAGGATACTAG
- a CDS encoding probable C-4 methyl sterol oxidase yields MDALNATTFASFNQTKDYFVVLEEVSKYNVQLNIVEKLWAAWYLWMQNDTLATGIMSFVLHELVYFGRCIPYMMMDYIPYFQQFRIQKQKVPTLKEQWDCAAIVLISHFTAELPQIWFFHPVATYLGMDYGVPFPPVWKMALQIAICFIMEDAWHYWFHRALHYGPLYKAIHKMHHTYSAPFGLAAEYASPIETALLGIGVVGCPVVLLAITGELHLFTMYTWIVLRLFQAIDSHSGYDFPWSLRHFLPVWAGAAHHDLHHEKFIGNYASSFRWWDYCLDTEAGAEAHKRRREKKLAQIKAKKAQ; encoded by the exons ATGGATGCGCT AAACGCGACCACCTTCGCGTCCTTTAACCAGACCAAGGACTACTTTGTTGTCCTCGAGGAGGTCTCCAAGTACAATGTCCAGCTCAACATTGTCGAAAAGCTCTGGGCC GCTTGGTACCTCTGGATGCAGAACGATACCCTCGCGACCGGCATCATGAGTTTCGTGCTTCACGAGCTCGTCTACTTCGGCCGCTGTATTCCCTACATGATGATGGACTACATCCCCTATTTCCAACAATTCAGAATTCAGAAGCAAAAGGTTCCCACCCTCAAGGAGCAATGGGATTGCGCCGCCATCGTTCTTATCAGCCATTTCACCGCCGAACTTCCTCAGATCTGGTTCTTCCACCCCGTCGCTACCTACCTCGGTATGGACTACGGTGTGCCCTTCCCTCCCGTTTGGAAGATGGCTCTCCAGATCGCTatctgcttcatcatggaggaTGCTTGGCACTACTGGTTCCACCGTGCTCTGCACTACGGTCCTCTCTACAAGGCCATCCACAAGATGCACCACACCTACTCTGCTCCTTTCGGTCTCGCCGCTGAGTACGCTTCGCCCATCGAAACAGCTCTCCTCGGAATTGGTGTTGTCGGATGCCCCGTTGTCCTCCTTGCCATTACTGGCGAGCTCCACCTCTTCACTATGTACACCTGGATCGTCCTCCGTCTTTTCCAGGCCATCGACTCTCACAGTGGCTACGACTTCCCCTGGAGTCTGCGACACTTCCTTCCCGTCTGGGCCGGTGCTGCCCACCACGATCTTCACCACGAGAAGTTCATTGGCAACTATGCCTCCAGCTTCCGCTGGTGGGACTACTGCCTGGACACCGAGGCTGGCGCTGAGGCTCACAAGCGCCgtcgcgagaagaagcttgctcagatcaaggccaagaaggcacAATAG
- a CDS encoding probable IES6 INO80 chromatin remodeling complex subunit 6 produces the protein MAAPTEAQIAHQELIEKLDIHSTHKNFRSPAWKPNQRRNKNLKAIVGDASRREASALGTPMDASGIATPADDGLSTSGTSTPATESGKEPPNLAQASRNLSKLVLEKSLKPTGGVSAPTATYTNIESAPSLAHNKHYCDVTGLPAPYLDPKTRLRYHNKEVFGLIRTLPQGVAEQFLEARGAHTVLK, from the coding sequence ATGGCCGCCCCAACCGAGGCGCAAATCGCCCATCAAGAGCTTATAGAGAAGCTTGACATTCACTCCACTCATAAGAACTTCCGCAGTCCGGCCTGGAAGCCCAACCAGCGTCGaaacaagaacctcaaggccatcgtcgGTGATGCTTCCCGAAGAGAAGCCTCAGCTCTTGGCACGCCAATGGACGCGAGTGGTATTGCTACGCCAGCCGATGATGGACTCTCGACTAGCGGTACAAGCACGCCAGCCACCGAGAGCGGCAAGGAGCCCCCAAATCTGGCTCAAGCATCACGAAACCTGTCTAAGCTTGTCCTCGAGAAGAGCCTCAAACCGACAGGTGGTGTGTCGGCTCCAACAGCCACTTACACAAATATTGAATCGGCACCATCACTCGCGCATAACAAACATTACTGTGACGTGACTGGACTACCAGCTCCTTACCTCGATCCCAAGACGCGACTTCGCTATCACAATAAGGAAGTGTTTGGCCTCATTAGGACGCTACCTCAGGGTGTGGCAGAGCAGTTTCTCGAGGCTCGTGGTGCTCATACCGTCCTTAAGTGA